The nucleotide window ACTAGTTGTTGAAATTAAACGTTCAATTGATTCATTACTACTAATTGTAATTTCATAATCTGCTAGATTAGATAAAGTATTATTTGATTGTCGACAAACAATTGCAATTGGAGTATGATTTTGATGACAAATTTTTGCTAATTTAATTAAATCTAATGTTTCACCTGAATACGAAACAAAAAAGGCTAAATCACCTTCATTTAATTGTTGCGCTAAAAAATACCCGTTATGAAAATCATTAATTGCAATAATATTAAACCCAATTCGTAATAATTTTTCTTGAAAATCCTTCGCAACATTATAAGTTCCTACAATTGCAAAAACAACAATCCGACGTGCTGCTTTAAAATGTTTAATAACATTAGCAATAATACCCTTCTGATTTAATGTTAACCGAAATGTATCATGTAAACTACGAATAATATTATTATATGTATTGAACATTAAACTATTATTAGTTTCACCAACCATAATACTTTCTTCACCAGCAAGGTTATGGTTAAAATATTTAATAATATGAATTAATTCTTTATATCCGTCTAAATTTAAATATTTAGTAAAACGATTAATAGTAGCAATTGATGTATAAGTACATTCAGCCATTTCTTTAATAGTAATTTCAGGAACAATCATTAAATTTTGTAAAATATATTTTGCAATAAAAGAAAAGCGGTGGTCAGGATCTATACTAATCTCTTTAATTTTACGAATAATTTCATTTTCAGTCATATTACATCAACTCCTTATTTTTTTTCTTATTATGTCGTTCCATAACAAGTCACATAATCATTATCACAAAAAAGCCCAGACCAGCAATTTATAATAAAACAATGGCTGGAATTAACAATTTTAAAAAATAACATAATAAACCAATTAAAGCTAATAAAGTCATTCCTAATAAACTACCATTAATTATTCACTTTTGTTTTGTTGTAAAATTAAACATTTCAAACCCTCGTTAAAAAGAAAACATCTTATTTAAAATAAGTTCTTTCTATTAACTATACGCTATTTTTACTGTTTTTAAAACCTATTAATGGATTAAAATAAAACTATGGTTTTAAACCATAGTTTTTTAAATAATGTTAACTTTCCATCATAACAATTTCTTGAATATTTAATTGATTAATTTTTTTCATTTAAATAAAGTATGAGATAACATATAAAATAATAATTCCTCCCAAGATAATTGGTAATGTAATTAGTCCCGTTCCAATTGGAACATAGAAATTAAAGAACATTAAAATTTTTTGAGTAATTGTTCATGCCAAACCTCAAGTGATAAAATATCCAAGTAATCAACCAACAACGGCAAAGGGAATAAAAATTCCTAAAGTTAAATTATTAATTTCTCAGCGACTATAACCTTGTACTTTCATTGTTGCAATAATTTTAATAAATTTTTTAATAAAGAGGTCAATTGCAAAATATATTGTAATAACTGAAACCATAATGATAATAACAATAAAAATTAAAGCAACTGATAAAGCAACGATAATAACCCGACTCATAATTTTGGCTTTAATCCCAACATAATCAGCTGTTAAAACAGATGAACTATAAGAAGTCGTAAAATTATTTAATGATAAATCACCATTTGTTGATGATAACGCATAACGATTAATTTGATCAGATGGTTGGAATTCTGTTGTATATTTTCCATTGTATCATTGCATTATATTTAAGTTACCATCAATGTTATTTGTTGGAAATGAACTAATTTGATTAGCATTATTGATACTAATAAAAAGGCGCGGTGTATCATAAGTTGCAACACTTTTAGCAATTTTAACTTTAACTGGTTTTTGGGTTAAAGATGGCGCAGCTTTAATAAAGTTGTTATCAACAGCAGCTTGATATCACGTTGTTGGAATTCCATCAACAAAATCACCACTATATGCTCCACCAAAACTAAAATCATATGGTTTAATAACTCAGTATTCTTTATCATCAATTTGTTCTTTTCGAATAATTTTATTTTTTCCAACTGTTAATTCTTTTAATAAAGTCCGTTGGACACCATTACTCAATGTAATTGTTTTTTTACTTCAAATTGCTTCCATCGCCGAATTCCTTGGAATTCATAATTCAACATTATTTAAATTATGATATTCACTCTTTCGATCAGCAGTAACATAATATTTCGTTTGTGAACTTGTATTATAAGTAAAATAACTTTTATCTAATGAATACAAACTTTGATAATTATTTAGATCTCATCCAGCAGAATTACCATTTAAATTATATTTTCAGTTTTGATATTTTAAATCTGTATTATTGTTAGTAAATTCTGTTCATTCATTCTGACCAGTATTGTATTGTAATGTTGTTACTTTAGGGGTTAATTCAATTTCTTGCCCAACATTAAGATTTAATTGATGTAATGCGGTAACATTAGCAATTGCGTTAATTACTTTGCTATCATTATTTGCTAAAATAGCACGCTCTGCGGATGATAATTTTAGCATTTTTGTATTTGGATTAATTCCATAAACAGGAAATTGATTATCATTATACTTCCCATCAAAACTAGTAAAAACATCATCAGTTACTGGATTATAACTCATTGTTCCAATTCCCAATGCAAAATGATTTGCTCGATCAGGATTTTTATTTCAATCTTCTTTAACTGCAGCTGGGATAATACCATTTGTTGCTTTACTAAAACATGTTCTTCATAATGAAGGATAATCTTCCTGGTCAGTAAATGGTGGATATGGAATTGCTCCAATTCCCAATGCTTTTGGTAATACGGTACATAAAATTTCTGATACTAAAGCTCGAACACTATCACCAGTCGGAGAATTTTTTACTAAGTTATTTAAATAATTAAAAATTCCCAATGATAAATTAGTTCCTGATAAAGTAACAAAATTATAAGATAACATATCTTTTAAGATGCCAGCTACAGTTGGTTCTTGTTTTACCGCTTTTAATGGTTTAATTGTTGCTCCCCCATCAATACTATAGTAATTTGCTAATGGCGTCATACCACCAATTGGATATAAATCTTGTTCAATCGGATCAGCTGTCTTAGGTACATTATCAATTCCATTTCATGCATAAGTTTTATAATAAGAAAATGGATTATTACTTATGACATTACTATATTTAACTTCACTACCATATTTAATGTTTTTATAATAATTTGTATTAAAATTTTTTGCATAGACTGGCGCTAATAATGAGACAGTCAAAGTAAATGTAACTAAGGCAAAAATTCCTAAATAAGTAAATGCTTGTTTTAATGACGTTGATAAAACAACCATCCGGAAACGTCCAACAAAGGTTTTAAAATGAAAACTACGGACAGTGCGGGCTAAACTATTATCAACTTTTAACTCACGCATTGGATGAATTAAGCTTAAAACTTCTGTTTTATTAATTGAAAAATAACAAGTAATAAAAGTAATAAATGATAAGAAAATAACGAAGAATCCAATTAAGAAAAGCAAAATCATTCAGTTTCAAGTAAAACTTCAATTTATTATAAAAAACATATTAAATAATTTCACTACAAATAATTGGACGGTAATTCCAACTAATCAACCGGTTGGTACAGCAATTAAAATACTAACCATTAAAATGCTTCAATATGAGAGAGCAATTTCACGTAGATAATAACCAGCAGCTTTTAACATTCCAATTTGTGGTGACTCACGTTTAATCATTTCTTTAATAATAATATATGAAACAGCAAATAGTGTTATGGCAAAAATAATAATGAAGAATAAACCAATATAAATATAAACATTAATTGTTTTCGCTAGTAAATCATAGCGCCGTGTTAATGAACTTGTTGCTTCTTTTGGCTCAAAAACACCAATTGAAGGATCATTTCCATGGGCCTTTGAACTTTTGGTTAACATTTGAGTATAAAAATCTAATTGATTGGGATTATTTGCATAATATTTTTTAAAAATTGCTAAATTTGCGGCTGGGTTATTTGTTAAACTTTTTAAAAATACTCGTGAATTATCCTTTAAACTAATTAAACCTTTATTATTATCTTCTGCTAATAAAGACATTCCATAAGACGATAGATAAATAAGAACATCCGTTTTAAAATCAGGAATAAAATCAGTTTCATAAATAGTTGGATAAATATTTAAGGTATCACCACCAGTTGCTCCAATTGTAAATGTTCGTTCACCAATTTGGATGTTATCATGCAAATTTTTATGATGTGCTTTTAGATAATTAGGGCTAACAACAGCATAATAATTACTAATTGTTGATTCATTCAATGATGGTCCTGCCCACTCATTAACCTTATCAAAAAGATTTAATTGTTTTTCTTTTAATAAATCATGCCATCCAATTACTTTATATTTTAAATTATTAGTAATATCCCAAGTTGTAACTTCTTGTCGCATTGCAACATCAAAATTGCTAACAACTCCTAACATTGTGTAATAAGTTTGAACAAAATTAAGAAAAGAACTTCGTTCACTATAATTACCAAAAAAAGGAACTTTATTGAATAAATTACCAATAACCATTCGTGCTTCATTAATTCCAGTTTGATTTAATTTATCAATATATTGCCATGGTGATTGTGCTAAATATTGAATTCGTGTTTCCTTGTTTCCGCTTGCATCAGTTACATTAAAACGAGTAGCAACCCCAAAACTACCTCGAAGTCCTTCTTCAAATAAAGTATTTTGTGAAATATTGGTTACCACTGTTTTATTGTCTTGTTTCCCCAATGTTAAACTAATATCCGGAATATTAAATTTAGTAAAATCATTATCAACTGTTTTTAAATTTCAATCTCAGCGTTCAATTGCTTGCTGGTCGGCATCTGCTTTACCATTAATAAAATTAGCAATTTTTGCTTTAATTTCTTCAATCGTTGCATTAGTCTGTTTTTTTAAAAAACTAGTATTAATATAGTCAGTAACAATTCCTAAAAAGTTTTTATATATTTGCGTTGTATAAAATAGTTTAAAATATTGGTCAGCTAAAGCATTATAACCCATTGCTCGTAATTTTGCTATTAATGAGTTTTGATAATTTGGAGCAGTTGTTCGTAATGTTAAATTTAATGTTAAATTAGTAATTGTACCATCAGTTAATTCAAAATTAATATCAGATGGTGATAATGCAGTAAAAACATCTGTTGCTGCTGCACCAATTGTAATTTTTGGATATGTCAATTTATTATCATTGTTTTCTACTAAAACATATTCTGTATCAAAAGCAAAACTCGGAGTAATTGTTTGCATATTTGAATTTTCAAAATCCATCGCTGAATAATGAAATGAATAATCATAATCAAAGCTACCATAACCCATTTGTCGATTTGCTGATTGTAAACTAGTGACCGTTGTAAATAGACAAGAAGTAATAATTGAACAAATGAAAATCAAAAGGAGCAATGAAATAAATTGCCCTTTTGCTCTAATTATTCCTAAAATTCCTTGCTTCATTAACAATGTTTTTTTCATGTTTAGCCCTTATATTCTCATTTTAATCATTTTCAATTGCATCATAATAACGTTTTCATTGCCCGCTACTATCTTTTGCAAATCATTGAATATTAGAAATTACTCAATATTGATGACTATCATCACCAGGATTAATGTTCATTCAAGTTACTTTATATTTATAGTGCACTTTTTGATAATTATTTCCTAGACCATCATATTTCATAAATCAATCCAAATCCCGATTACCTAATGCTTTTAAATAAGCTGCATTTAAATCTTGATAAGTCTTAATTTCTGATTTTGGAATATATCAGTTTTGATGTAAATATAAATTAGCAGCAACATCAGCATCACCTGTACCTTTATATTCAATGTCATAAGATAATTTATTTTCTTCTAATTGACCATTGCTAATATTTCAATTTGCTCCTAATAATAAATTATTTGAATATTCATATAAAGCATTATTAATTGCTAATAAATCTTTCCGTGTTTCTGAATCTGGATCAAAATATAATTTGTTTAATAATGCTCTTACTGGTTGCGTACTATCATTAAACCATGTGAATGCTAAATCCATAAATGAATCTTTTGCTGGTGTAGATGGATCATCACTACCTGTTAATAATTGTGTAATTTTTGTTTGATTTTGTTCTTGGTCAGTTGCTTCTGATCATGGTAACTTACTAACTTCTGTTAATGCATTGGCACTTTGTAAAATTCCTTTTGATAAGGCAACAACAAAACGATTAATATCATTAACATTTAAGGTTCCTAAACCACCTTCTGATTTTGATAACATCATTTTTGACATTGACTGTAATACTACTTTAAACCCAGGAGTAACTACATTAGCAGCAAGTTTTAAAAAACTACTAATTGAATTATTTGCTTCTTCTTGGCGTTCGACATCTGCTTTAGTATATAAATCATCAAGATATTCACCAAAATCAGTAAATAATTCAGCTAACGATTTTGTTGAAGCATCTTTTTTAAACAATAAGTCAACTAATCGTAAGTTTGGTGTTTTACCATTTCACATTGCATCACGATTTTTATATTGACCTTCTGGTTTATTTAAGTCCAATCCCGGTTGCATTGGTCTTACTGCCAATAAATCACTAAAGACTTGTGATTGCGCATCAAAAAAAACATCAATTTTTTGCTTAATTGCTTGTCTTTCGGTACTATCTTTCCCTAAAAGTTGCAACGCCTTTGTCACTCCAAATTTTGCAAAAGTATAATTTGCATTTTCTTTCGTTGGATCATTTGGTAATTTAGGAGAAGCAAAAATCTGATAATAAATAGCTCCTAAAATACTTCCCATAAAAGTTCCATCACTATCTCCTGATAATGCTAAAAATTTATTCAACTGATTAATATATGCTTTTGATTGTGAACGGTCTGTAAACATATCAGCCATTGAAATTAACTGTAAAATTATCGCTAATTTATCTTGTTCTTCTGATTTTTGTGCTGTTTTAAATGGTCCTCCCGCCGCAAATTTTTGATTATTAATAATGAAGTTTTGATTTGTGTCAGTATCAAATTTAATATCTTTTGTCGCCATTGGATTATAATCCATATTAAAATTATAAAAATATGTTGTTCGTGGCATCTCAAATATTGCTTTATTACATGCATCAACAATGTTTTGATTAATTCTTTTATCATCACACTTAGTTGGTAAAATTTCCTTTACAATTGAATAATTTGACAATGGTCCTCCATCATATCAATAGTTTAACATATTACTATTTTTTGCTAAATTAGGAATTGATGGTAAAGGATCTTTATCAGAATAGTCAGAAATTTTTTTCTTAGTTTGTTTTTCCGTATTATATAATTCATTATCCAATAAATTCATATAATCATAATTTGATGATAAGGTTGTTAATGGCATCCCATCGTTTTTATTTAAATATTTGTCACGATAATAATCAATATCAACAATATTACCATCTTTATCTTTATATGAATCAGGTAGGCGCATTAACATTTGTAACATTGAAGGTGTATATGTATTTAAGTTTTCATGTCGATTTGCAATTGTTGCTTTTGTAAATAAAGTTGTTTGTAAAATTTTTGATTTTAATGGGCCATTAGGTAAATTTTCAACTGATGAATCTTTATATTTATCTTCCGCTGATTTTGCTTTAGTTTTACAACTAGCAGTAAGAGCTGGTGTTGCTACTAAAGTTGCCGCTGCTAAAATATTAAGTAACTTTCGCATTATTATTCTCTCTTTTCTTTTTAATTAATAAATAATTTTAAATCATTGAATTAGTGAAATAAATTAATTCTTATTTTATTCTTGAAGAATCCCTCTTCAACCATTAATTTCATTTCTTAAGAATTTATTTGGTAAATTTTCTAAACCATTTTTTTCACTAATATTAAAAAAGCGAATATTATTTAACAATAATAAAAGTGCAACAAGATCAATTGAATTATCATCATTAATTTGTCATAAATTTTTCATTGTTTTTTTAACAGTTTTTATTAAGAAAAATAAATCTAATAAACATAAAACTTTAATTATTTTTAAAATAATTTTAAAAAACAATGAACGATCTAAAATTTTTAAATCGGCAGACCCATTTTCAAAATTACTAATTAAAATTAAAAAAGTTAAAATTCGGAAAGCAAAATCATGTAAAAATGTTGTTTTTAAATCAAATAAATAAAAAAATGTGATAATAAAAATAATTGAAATATTTTTTATTAACCATAATACTAAAATATGATTATTATTAACATAATAAATTCAGTTTCATAATTGTTTTGTTATTAAAAATGAAAACAACAATGAAAACAAAACTGACATAACTAATTTTAAAATATAGTTTAAAAATTGTTTGTTTATTAAAATAATAATTGTAATAAAAAATTGTAAAACTAAAACAATGCTAAGATAAATACTAGTATCTGTTTTACTTGCATAAATTTGTAAAAGAATAATTTGTAAAATTAAAAGCACAATAAACTCACTAACAGCAAAAGTCGCCATAAAGAAATATCTTGTTGCTAAAGATTTTGTTTCATTCTTTCTAGTGTGAATAGCAAAAAAATATTTTACAATCTTTAAAACAAGATAGCATAAAACAAAATTAGTAAGAAAAATTATTGCAATACATTCCAATAACGGATTAAAGAAAAATGAAGTTGAATTTACGATCTTAAAATTTGATCATTCGTGTAATAAATTCATTTTTCTCTCCTCACAAATTTCAATATAATCCGATATTGCTTATTAATTATATTAAAGCAAAAAGATAGAAAAAACAAGATACTAACTCTTGTTTTTAAAAAAATAAGTTGCTGTTATTTAAACAAAAAGACTCTTATTATAAAAATTTAAAATATCTTGATAAATCTCTTTTTTAATTGGTTCATTCAAAATCTCATGACGAGCATTTGGATATAATTTAACTTTAACTTTTTTTCCTGCCTTTTTATATAAATCAACAGTTTTCATAACCATCTTCCCATATTTTCCAACTGGATCATCAGCACCCGCAATAAATAGTAATGGCAAGTTATCTGGTGTATTTTTAATATTTTTCTTATTTGTAATAAACAACAATCCTGTAAACATATCTTTAAAAGCACTTGTTGAAAAAACTTGTCCTGTTAACGGGTCATTTGCAAAAGCTTCTTGAACTGTTTTATCTGTTGATAATCACTCAGTTCCTAAATTACCTTCCTTTTTATAGCGAGAATTTAATGGTGCATAAGAAAATTTATAAATAAAATTATCCTTTGATTTTGGTCCTTTCATTTTTTGCCCAATTTTAGCCATTTTAACTGAAAATTTTAATAATCGTTTTGAGTAATGAACTGTTCCACAAATAACTAATGCTGCAATATTTGTGCCATATTTTATTGCATAATGACGGACCATAAAAGACCCCATTGAATGACCAAACATTACAATTGGTTGGTTCGGATAACTTTTTTTAATATAAGTTGTTACTTCATATAAGTCATCAATAATTTTTTCTCAACCTTCTTCTTCAGCAAAAAATCCAAGATCCTCTGAAGACAGCGCTGTTTTCCCATGTCCGCGATGATCGTCTGCAATTACAACATAATTGTTTGCTACTAAAAATTTGGCAAAATTATCATAACGAAAAGCATGTTCTGCACTACCATGAACTAGTTGAACGATCCCCTTAATATTTTTATCATCATCAGGTTTTCATTCATACATATGTAATTCAATGCCATCCCGTAAGGTATGTTTTCATTCTCTAAATTTCATTTTCATCATCCCATCAATTTAATGTAAAAGCAATTTTTTACCCTTACAATATTATCCTTCCTAATTAATGTATAGATAAATTATACAATAAATTTCCATAAACATTAGAATAACTCAATTCTCATCCTAAAAATATAAGTTAAATTTATTATTTGCAAATAAAAAAGTGTTAAAATAAACACTTTTTTATTTGCCCTGGTTACCAGCACGATGAAGGTCACGGAATGGACCATCAATCGCAATTAACTCATCGTACTTACCATTTTGAATAATTCCTTGCCCTTTTCCTAAGACAAAAATTTGATCAACATTTTTAATTGTACTTAATCTGTGCGCAATTGAAATCGTTGTTTTACCAACCATAATTTTTTCTAATTCAGCTTGAATTTCTTTTTCCACAATATTATCTAAAGCACTTGTTGCTTCATCTAAAATTAAAACTTGTGGATTTTTTAAAATCATTCGGGCAATAACTAGCCGTTGTTTTTGACCACCTGATAGCATAAACCCTCGTTCTCCTAAAATAGTATTATAACCATCTTTTCAACCCATTACTAAATCATGTAAGTTCGCTTTTTTACAAGCTTCAACTACTTCTTCATCTGTTGCATTAAACATTCCATATTTTACATTATAAATAACATCCCCAAATAAAATTTTTGGTTCTTGCTCAACATAACCAACATGTGTTAAATAACTTGCTAAGTTTAATTTTTTTAAATTAGTGTTATTAACAATAACTTCCCCACTAGTTGGATCATAGAAACGTAATAATAATTTTGAAATTGTTGATTTACCACTTCCAGTTTCTCCAACAAAGGCATAACTTTTTCCTTTTTCAAAAGTCACTGTTGTTTTAGGTAAAATAATAACACCTGGTTTTTCAGGATATTCAAAAACAATATCTTTTAAAATAATATCTCCTTTAACTTCTTTTACCTCTGGAGCATTACGGTTTGGTTCAATTGTTGTATCAACACGAATTAATTGAATAATTCGTTTTGTTGAAGCTGTTGCACGTGCTAATCCTGGCACTAATCCAGTTAATGTTCAAATTGGAAATGCCAAAGTATTAACACCTGTAATAAAGGCTGGTAAAATTTTCATAATACGATTAGTATGTTCTGCGCCTTTATTACCATATAAAATGATACTTGCTAAGACAACAATCACTGTTAAACTTA belongs to Spiroplasma melliferum and includes:
- a CDS encoding GntR family transcriptional regulator, with the protein product MTENEIIRKIKEISIDPDHRFSFIAKYILQNLMIVPEITIKEMAECTYTSIATINRFTKYLNLDGYKELIHIIKYFNHNLAGEESIMVGETNNSLMFNTYNNIIRSLHDTFRLTLNQKGIIANVIKHFKAARRIVVFAIVGTYNVAKDFQEKLLRIGFNIIAINDFHNGYFLAQQLNEGDLAFFVSYSGETLDLIKLAKICHQNHTPIAIVCRQSNNTLSNLADYEITISSNESIERLISTTSRFALLFALDMIYFSLLATDLEYYRVMLEKTLVPKF
- a CDS encoding ABC-type transport system permease protein, translating into MKKTLLMKQGILGIIRAKGQFISLLLLIFICSIITSCLFTTVTSLQSANRQMGYGSFDYDYSFHYSAMDFENSNMQTITPSFAFDTEYVLVENNDNKLTYPKITIGAAATDVFTALSPSDINFELTDGTITNLTLNLTLRTTAPNYQNSLIAKLRAMGYNALADQYFKLFYTTQIYKNFLGIVTDYINTSFLKKQTNATIEEIKAKIANFINGKADADQQAIERWDWNLKTVDNDFTKFNIPDISLTLGKQDNKTVVTNISQNTLFEEGLRGSFGVATRFNVTDASGNKETRIQYLAQSPWQYIDKLNQTGINEARMVIGNLFNKVPFFGNYSERSSFLNFVQTYYTMLGVVSNFDVAMRQEVTTWDITNNLKYKVIGWHDLLKEKQLNLFDKVNEWAGPSLNESTISNYYAVVSPNYLKAHHKNLHDNIQIGERTFTIGATGGDTLNIYPTIYETDFIPDFKTDVLIYLSSYGMSLLAEDNNKGLISLKDNSRVFLKSLTNNPAANLAIFKKYYANNPNQLDFYTQMLTKSSKAHGNDPSIGVFEPKEATSSLTRRYDLLAKTINVYIYIGLFFIIIFAITLFAVSYIIIKEMIKRESPQIGMLKAAGYYLREIALSYWSILMVSILIAVPTGWLVGITVQLFVVKLFNMFFIINWSFTWNWMILLFLIGFFVIFLSFITFITCYFSINKTEVLSLIHPMRELKVDNSLARTVRSFHFKTFVGRFRMVVLSTSLKQAFTYLGIFALVTFTLTVSLLAPVYAKNFNTNYYKNIKYGSEVKYSNVISNNPFSYYKTYAWNGIDNVPKTADPIEQDLYPIGGMTPLANYYSIDGGATIKPLKAVKQEPTVAGILKDMLSYNFVTLSGTNLSLGIFNYLNNLVKNSPTGDSVRALVSEILCTVLPKALGIGAIPYPPFTDQEDYPSLWRTCFSKATNGIIPAAVKEDWNKNPDRANHFALGIGTMSYNPVTDDVFTSFDGKYNDNQFPVYGINPNTKMLKLSSAERAILANNDSKVINAIANVTALHQLNLNVGQEIELTPKVTTLQYNTGQNEWTEFTNNNTDLKYQNWKYNLNGNSAGWDLNNYQSLYSLDKSYFTYNTSSQTKYYVTADRKSEYHNLNNVELWIPRNSAMEAIWSKKTITLSNGVQRTLLKELTVGKNKIIRKEQIDDKEYWVIKPYDFSFGGAYSGDFVDGIPTTWYQAAVDNNFIKAAPSLTQKPVKVKIAKSVATYDTPRLFISINNANQISSFPTNNIDGNLNIMQWYNGKYTTEFQPSDQINRYALSSTNGDLSLNNFTTSYSSSVLTADYVGIKAKIMSRVIIVALSVALIFIVIIIMVSVITIYFAIDLFIKKFIKIIATMKVQGYSRWEINNLTLGIFIPFAVVGWLLGYFITWGLAWTITQKILMFFNFYVPIGTGLITLPIILGGIIILYVISYFI
- a CDS encoding putative lipoprotein, coding for MRKLLNILAAATLVATPALTASCKTKAKSAEDKYKDSSVENLPNGPLKSKILQTTLFTKATIANRHENLNTYTPSMLQMLMRLPDSYKDKDGNIVDIDYYRDKYLNKNDGMPLTTLSSNYDYMNLLDNELYNTEKQTKKKISDYSDKDPLPSIPNLAKNSNMLNYWYDGGPLSNYSIVKEILPTKCDDKRINQNIVDACNKAIFEMPRTTYFYNFNMDYNPMATKDIKFDTDTNQNFIINNQKFAAGGPFKTAQKSEEQDKLAIILQLISMADMFTDRSQSKAYINQLNKFLALSGDSDGTFMGSILGAIYYQIFASPKLPNDPTKENANYTFAKFGVTKALQLLGKDSTERQAIKQKIDVFFDAQSQVFSDLLAVRPMQPGLDLNKPEGQYKNRDAMWNGKTPNLRLVDLLFKKDASTKSLAELFTDFGEYLDDLYTKADVERQEEANNSISSFLKLAANVVTPGFKVVLQSMSKMMLSKSEGGLGTLNVNDINRFVVALSKGILQSANALTEVSKLPWSEATDQEQNQTKITQLLTGSDDPSTPAKDSFMDLAFTWFNDSTQPVRALLNKLYFDPDSETRKDLLAINNALYEYSNNLLLGANWNISNGQLEENKLSYDIEYKGTGDADVAANLYLHQNWYIPKSEIKTYQDLNAAYLKALGNRDLDWFMKYDGLGNNYQKVHYKYKVTWMNINPGDDSHQYWVISNIQWFAKDSSGQWKRYYDAIEND
- a CDS encoding lysophospholipase — encoded protein: MMKMKFREWKHTLRDGIELHMYEWKPDDDKNIKGIVQLVHGSAEHAFRYDNFAKFLVANNYVVIADDHRGHGKTALSSEDLGFFAEEEGWEKIIDDLYEVTTYIKKSYPNQPIVMFGHSMGSFMVRHYAIKYGTNIAALVICGTVHYSKRLLKFSVKMAKIGQKMKGPKSKDNFIYKFSYAPLNSRYKKEGNLGTEWLSTDKTVQEAFANDPLTGQVFSTSAFKDMFTGLLFITNKKNIKNTPDNLPLLFIAGADDPVGKYGKMVMKTVDLYKKAGKKVKVKLYPNARHEILNEPIKKEIYQDILNFYNKSLFV
- a CDS encoding ABC-type transport system permease and ATP-binding protein, whose protein sequence is MGKIKELIDINKIEKNLDYNELHEKNQARKQETPLEMMKRIKAPRIGFFKLVAIYYRRYLLRSFTILWALVLSSTSIVIMTFLINQLMSEILYEFGDDPTSVTTGLRWYIWLIIIGVDLLIAVITTNIRERVGGMLGRNIEIDVRNAVLNNLVNLNIGYYSDKKIGETMTKLINDTQVIGDESQLTPANLISIPIIFIGSAVSLLNIDWKLALICLGSTSLFMVAVAVTFRSQASETENVRAKITDVNGDVTDRIASIALIKATGTEEYERVRFEQIHKEYYRVNRRLNRIQARMTTIIILCALSLTVIVVLASIILYGNKGAEHTNRIMKILPAFITGVNTLAFPIWTLTGLVPGLARATASTKRIIQLIRVDTTIEPNRNAPEVKEVKGDIILKDIVFEYPEKPGVIILPKTTVTFEKGKSYAFVGETGSGKSTISKLLLRFYDPTSGEVIVNNTNLKKLNLASYLTHVGYVEQEPKILFGDVIYNVKYGMFNATDEEVVEACKKANLHDLVMGWKDGYNTILGERGFMLSGGQKQRLVIARMILKNPQVLILDEATSALDNIVEKEIQAELEKIMVGKTTISIAHRLSTIKNVDQIFVLGKGQGIIQNGKYDELIAIDGPFRDLHRAGNQGK